AACTACACTAGACATCGAATCACCCACAGATTTGTTTCACTGTTTATCATCATAATATCAATTGTTCATTGGAAAAGTGAGTCAAATAAAAAAGAGCTGTGAGCTTTGTCTATCGTTTAGAACAGTGTACCAAGTATCTGCTTTTCAAAGACCTTCAATTCGCGTTTTATTATGTCGGTGAAGCCATATACCTACGCAAGATTACTATTCGTCGCGTATGCCTGCCAACATCCGGGGAACCAGCTCCTTACACAAGTGTTACGAGCTTACGATTATGAACAATGCCAATCTCAATACGTTTTGAGACCCGCACATCTTGTAAAAAAACGGTTCTGTTTTGCATTGTTTATTACTGACATAATTAATGCATTATTTCAAGGTAAAATAATGACCTAGTATTTCTGGACTtaatacatttttgaaaaacaatgTAGCTTTTTCTGAGTTGACTGCCCAGAACTCTTCGTTTTTCTCAATCTTCAGGAATATTGAGAATCTTGGCGCCCATATTGCAAATAATCCGTATGCAGCTCTGGCCATGAATATTTGCATTTGCACTTGAAAATAATATTGATGGCACTGATTTAGAACGATGGTATTATCCGGGAGCTTAATCAAATACGGCTGCGGTCGGTTAAGTAAAACGTTGAGACCCTCTTCTTGTGTAAGTGTATCGAATTTGAAGGGGCACTTGACTTCAACCACGACTGTTCCGCAGCAGTCGCAACTTAACAAGTGATCAGGCGATGCCGCAAAAAACGGGAACTTGTCGGACACAATTAATCCACATTTACGATCGATTACGTTACGATGGTTTTGAGATCGAAAATATTTAACAGCTTCGGCCACGCCTTTATGCTCACACCGTTTGCCATGTATAGTAGCTGGGATATTTTGAAAGACATTTTCTCCAAAAATAGCAGAAAACAGAGATTTTGATGGAGTTTGCTTTCTTGTCTTAACAAAATAGATGCGGTTATTCTGCCATATCTTAATTGAAACCACAAAATATTAGCTGCTTGATCACGTGTGTGCTGCTCAATTAGGTTTTGATCATCTTCTGAAATCTGCCAATTGACTTGATCTACCATACCGATCAATTCGTTTAACGTTTTAGTTGTGTTTTGTTCATCAAAAAAGTGCTTGAATGAGAGTTTCTCGAGTTGTGATCTTCTTAGGATGAGCTCAGTGTCTTCGTCATCATTTAATTCTCGAAAGAATGCTCTGCTGGCAGCAACTGTATGACCTGAGCTGATGATTGATTGAATCAACTCCTGGTAATCTTTATCTGTTTTATCCAAGTTAACGTCACGCAACGCACATTCAGTTTCACGCTTGCGTCCAAAACAAATCGAATCAACCGTAGCATACAGATTTTCATCAGCACCACTGCCTCCAGGCTGCATCCAATAAGCAGGTAGCTCAGTTACAGATAACTATTGaaatcaaacagaaaaaaaacgcAATTTCATATAATGTTGCTGATAATGTATCACAAAACAGATTTCGACATTTTATAAATAAGTTGATTATGTAACTCAAAcgatatttcaatttaaaatacatttagaAACACTAGTCGAATTCtatttatagaaaaatattcaattgcGGTTTCCAACTGCACGGTGAGCGGTAGCATTTATATACCGAATATTCTCTGCTATCTTCCAGATAATATCGAGAGGAAAGACTCAACttttcttccgaaaaatctCGAAAAAGTGCCGGGATTTTTTGAGAGATATTCAGATAACTGAGGCACCACTCAGCGTGCAATAAAATAGCAATCTTACCCGTCTTCCAAGGCAAATCTCTCTAGCATACGATAATGCATATAAAGTTGCCGCGACATGAGAACACGTTTCCCCTGCACCAGCAGTACAATCACAGTGGGCAGATTCGATGGATCCTACATCTTCAACGTCATCTACATCGCAAGAATTGTTTATGATGACCCAGCACTCTGCTGGTGGATCGCTAAGGTTCATACTATGCAACACCTTAAAAGAACAATGAGACTGATGAGACTAAAAGTGAGCTAGTCGGCAGCTTGGGtgtatttttaatataaaaacaCAGCTAAAATGATTTTATTCTCAATTACCTTGCCTTGTACAACGTAGACATCCTCATATTGACAACCATTTACGGCCTTAACGAATCCCGACTGAAAGGCTTTGAAAGCTTCCAAGGATTTGTTATTGCGATTTGGCAATCCGCTTCTgaatgataaatttgttatcaaatAACAGAAAATTCGATCATAATCAACTGTTAGCGGTAGAACATCTTCTTGAAAATCCATGGTGTATGGATCTACGCCCCCAACTTTCACAATCTTCTCACGATAACGTTCCATATCCTCAGGAGATAGCCTACGAACTTTCATTGAAAAGCGATCGGCATTACTCCGCAATTGCAACGAATTCATTCTAGTATTTTTGGGATATTTGTTTAAACTGTCAACTACaacaaaaaacaagaaaaaacaaaGTCTACTTAGatcatataataaaaatttgtACACAGCATATGTCAAAATTGAATCACCCCTTGTTcttttatggctagcgtaaaaagctggatactcTGACGAAAATTTCCTCAGTGCGCGACGATTAAGGATTATAATCCTTATAGATGATATGCGAGGAAACTTTCTTTTGGAATATTCTTCTCTTGGAGTCAAAATGGACCTTCAATAGAACACCACAAGTATTAAGCACATTGCTAGTTTGCCCGCCTCATTATAATCTGAACCTGAAATTCGCCCAAAATGTCGTTTTTTAAGCCTCCACTCTGGAGTTTTACCATTCTGGCAATTAATGTTTTCCTACAGTTTGTGGATGATCAAGAACTGAGAGTCAAGGAATACGATTTGATTGAATGGAACCTTGATTTTCCTTAATTTTAATATTCCTATTTGATTCAGATGAACGCTTACAGCTCCGATGTACAAGAGGAATGCGCATTATAAGATTTTGTTTCCAACCTGGATGCTCAGTCTTCACAATATCAAAATCGATCGTCTTTCTCATCGAATTCCAGACGCGATATTCATTATGAACGAATCCGATGAAGATCTCCTTCCAAGCTTTGACATCAAGTTTCCGCGTCAACTCCTTTGGACAAATACATCGTaccgaaaacaaaaatgtttgatATACCCGGATTTCTCAATTCCCTCAGTTCGAATGACGTTTGCTTCGATTTTAGCAAAGATGTTGGATTCCCTTACGCTAAATAGGTTGCCGTCAGCACAGCTTTACCCTAAAACAATTTGCAATcttgaatatgtattttatatAAATACATATATATCTCCGCGGACTGAAACATATGCATCATGATATGCATCCACTGAGGCAGGAGGCGTCTATGTACTGGTCTCCCTCACAGCGGGTCGTTTCCGATCCAGCGTTCTGTCGAACTTTCATCAAAGGAAAGTTGATGATCAGGTGGATTATGTTATGCCCTACGAGAAAACTCCGCAAACAGTCGGATATTTTGAGCATGCTTGCACAAAACACGGTACCGTCAGGAACTAACACTTTGAGGCGTAGTCGCTTGACCCTTGGCTTGATCAGTGGTATCAGTAATGCTGGAGCTACTCCTCCGAGCTAAAATCCCATGTACAAGTCGCACAGTCAATCCAAGCTTCCATTTTTGTAGTTTGTTtctatttgaagaaaaaacagcCTACGAAAATGTTGCTATGACAGCAGTgctaaaatttgttctaaagAGGCATCAATAAATTACGTACTGAAGCGACGCTTTCATGACTGGGTACCGAAGACCGTTCATAGCATACGAAACTGGAACCATGAAAAAATcgccagtttcatattgattgttgttGCTAGGGTTTTTGAATTTAATATCAAACCACTCTTAAGCATGAGTGAAGTGTACAAATTTGGCTGAAACAAGtgcatttcaaaaataaaaatacataataaacataaatatataaaatatcaaTGGCTGTCATCATGGCTACCAAAACCCTCacctttttattgtttttaggAACAAACCTCAAAAATAGGTGCTAAACAAATCTAAATAggaaaccgtctaagacgagttaagttaaaaaagcttaacatattttttctgaaatctAAATTAGATGTTTATATGCAATATGCAAACTGCAAATGCTTCCGGATACGTAAAAGTACCAAGTAAGCGGTTCTACTGGGAAGCAAAAGAAGATACATTCAATATATGTTGATTGCCAATGCTATGCTGAGGAATAAatttgagcaaatcgtgaaataTCTGCATTTCAACGATAATCCACTCGATGATGGGTCAGACAAATTGTACAACAGGCGACCTTTGATAGAACGATTGAATGACAAGTTTCTAAACATGGAACAGccaccttttaagaggcccagaagcttcCCTTCGAGTGACTCGgaaatcttttttcaagaggcacggtATTCTActgttaagaggctcggaagtctctctTCAAGAAACTCgtaattcttttttcaagtgactCGGCAGCCGccttccaagagacttggaaacctccctgcaaaaggctcggaaggctccccttcaagaggcttagaagcttcTTTTTAAATGCGCAGATGTCTACTTCTAAGATGCTCGGAAGGGTCCTTTAAGTGGCTTGGAGccgcttttcaagaggctccgaaaccTCCCTTCGAGATGCTTGAAAGCCTctcttcaaaaggcttggaagactCCTTACAAGAgatttggaagcatccttcaagaggctaggaagtctTCTGTTAAGAGGCTTGCATTGAAgagatttttcttttaaaagccttggaagcatactttcaaaaagttcagaagcatccttttaagaagctcgaaAGCTGCCTTCAAAAGGTTCTAAAGACTCTTTTCAATCTgatcggaagcctctcttcaagaggctcggaagcctcgctaTAATAGGCATGGACgcttccattcaagaggctcggaagcatccaaatagtaaaaaaaagtcCCGAAGCAGGCTTGATGTATTTAAATTTACTttcagccagccagccagcttCATAGAGAACCATATATCCCCATATACGAACCGAGCTGCACGCTCGGTAAGACAGCACACAGTGTGGAATTAGgccgcacatttggcgatccggCCAGGCGGTTCCTGTttggaaattattattttgtaagTATCATTTGGGCATGATTGGGATATTTTTTCATCAGTTTCGatttgtaatgtcgaagacgctctggaagagcgtcggattcaatgatttgctcatcgctttcgacttgtgatgtcaaaGACGCTCTGAAAGAgcatcggattgaatgatttgctcatcggttccGACTTGTATTGTCGAAGAGGTTgtaagacaaaaggtcgaaggtcaaaatgtcgaaggacaaaaggtcgaaggtcaaatggtcgaaaggacaaaaggtcgaagggacaaaaggtcgaaacaaaaaaactgcgtcaaaaggtcgaaggacaaaaggtctaaatGAAGAAAGAcccttcttttttctcccttctttattattttatctCCCTTTTAACctctattttcttttttctttctttttccttctcccttcttctcccttctcccttcATATGCTTCATTCcttccattcttcttccttctttcttcttttcttccttccatatttcatcttccttatttctaactaatttcttctctctttcttccttcttcctcctttcttgctttctttttccagtttttcaggaaacagtttttcttccttgtttctttttttcttttgccttctatctttcttccttcatttatccttttttcttccttcattctcccttcttttttccttctttcttccttatttgttttttatttccccTTCTTCCcttccctgttacttgcttctttTGTCTACCTacttttttgtttccttgtgtcttccttccttcttctactttccttctaacttctttcttccttcttttttttcttccttttttccgcCTTTCtccattctttcttccttcgtttttccttcttacttcttttttcattattttttcttcttttcttcatcctttcttctctctttcttcattcattctcccttctttctttctttcttcttgttttctttctttctgcttgttttcttatttcttccttctttttcccttcttcattcatttattctttTTTGCATCTctgttccttttttctttttctcacgtctttcttttcactactcattccttgtctttttgtcctttcgaacttttgtccttcgaccttttgaccttcgacgttatgaTACAAATTCGACCgtttgaccttttgaccttttgatccttcgaccttttgacccttcgatcttttgtcctttcgacctttcgtccttcgaccttttcaccttcgaccttttgatcttcgaccttttgacacagattctgtcgagaatcgaaggaagaaagaaaaaagaaggcagAAAAACAGGATGCaatcaggaagaaggaagaaagaaagaagaaagagagaggaaagaatgaagaaaagaagaaacaaaaaggggaaaaaaaggaaagtacgaagaatgaaggaaaaaggatggaagaaagacagaagaaagaagaaagaaataaggaagaaagaaggtgaaaagaaagaagaaaaaagggagaaagaatgaagaaattagaaggaaagcagaagaatgaatgaagaagaaggtgaTAAGAAACAATGAAGAAAACgtaagaaaagaagaaggggagaagacacaaggaaacaaaaacaaagataGAAAGGAGAATCAAGTAAcagggaaggaagaaagaaagatataggaaataaagaacaaagaagaaagaaatatggaaaaaagaaggaaaaataggaaggaaaaagaaagaagggtaaaataaagaaggaggaaagacagaagaaagaaggaagaaaaacaggaaacaagaaagaagataaaaagtaggtagaaagaaggaagaaagagaaaagaaagaaggaagaaagagaaaagaaagaagggagaaagaaggaaaaaaagaataaaaaaagaaggaagataaaaacagaacgaaggaagaaaaacaggaaacaagaagaaagaaggaaaaagaaaggatggagaaagaaggaagaaaagaggaaaaaaaggaaaaaagaggtaggaagaaagaaaacaataaggaataaagaatgaagaaagacggGAAAAAGAAATTAGAATGGAAGACGCTGgatataaggaagaaagaagaaggaaaaaggaaaaaaagaataaagaaggaagaaataagttGGAGAAaaggaaataagaaagaaggaagaataatggAAGGAAGGGAACATacgaattaagaaggaagaacgagggaggaaaaataaagaaggaagaaaacagaaggtaaaagaaggaaaaaataagaaagaaggatcttcttccctttcgaccttttgtccttcgatcttttgacgcaattttttgtttcgaccttttgtcccttcgacctttttgacacttcggccttttgtccttcgaccttatgaccttcgaccttttgacctacAACCCAGCTGGAGGATCATAAACATAAAATAGTTGACATTTCAgatcgctaataaagacaaaaaaaattgtttagtaAATATGCATTTGCGTATTCGTATGTGGATTTTGAATTGTAAAtttatttggattgtattttggtattggtttcaaatgaaacatttgattttgaTAATGGGTGAGATAACATAattattagatttgaaaattggcattggcttggttgcaaatattgaaattgatatTATTTTAGAATCAACTTTTGCTTATAAGCTAGAGATTGTATTTGAAACATGGACTTGGATTAGAATATTAGTTCTAAAAATTGGAAATGAATATTGAACTGTATGGTTGGAGGAATGAATGACGAGACGAGATTGATTCTCTTACCGATCGTTATTGTTTAACGGACGAATACACAAGAAACTTAATCTAAAACAGGTAGTCTTTAAATAGATGTTGCACAGGATATCAATTACACAAAATTCAGTTGTCAATATAATGCACCACTATCAAGAGATCTGATCTGCTATAATTATAGTACACTAATATGGTAATCCCTCCtaagcggctacaaagcaagaccatgctgagggtggctgggttcgattcccggtgtcggtctagacaattttcggattggaaattgtctcgacttccctgggcataaaagtatcatcgtgttagcctcatgatatacgaatgcaaaaatggtaacttggcttagaaacctcgcagttaataactgtggaagtgcttaatgaacactaagctgcgaggtggctctgtcccagtgtggggatgtaatgtaaataagaagaagaatatggtAATCCAATATatttcaaatataaaaaaataaatactaatACAAGATACTTATCACgcaatggcaggcataaataaaacattcaattaattactgtggaaatATTATAGAACACGTAAGTAGTAGACCAGGAACTAGTTGCAATAAAGAGCCATTAAAGATGAAGCGATTGAAGAAAAAACCTGAATATTTCATATGAATGTTTGattttagtattctattataaAAACGTTTCAATGTTGGTTTGTGATTAAAACTTTATATTGCAATATTggatttcaaatttgaattaggatgattttgaatatgggaattgagtacggatattggattgtaaaattagacttagctgtaattaaaaaaaatgctatgtaaataggggaactgctccgttttccatctcgctgaacatatattcatctcatcgcgaaacaaagaaaaaatcacaaaaataagaaacaaatcaaatttcttttcgttACTTTGTTTTttgtgggatgaatatcggagctatgagatgaaatccaggtgCAGTAACCctagttgtttatgaaaatcctaagtcaatgttttttttctcttttttagtgagagaagaaggggaatgtgagagtgagatatattagaaatTGGGCATTCCACTTCCAGCGTGCATTGATggcagatatgcaaatatcatccgtataacggttcggttgTCAACATTGACTTTTTAATGAACAGCAGGCCATGACTCCCCTTTTTTCCTCGTCGGACACAAACCGAGTTGTACGCTCGATAAGACAGCACACAGTGTGGAATTAGGCCGCACAGCATACTTTGTTGGAAAAACGGATCGCGTTTCTGGAGAACCATTGAGATCGAAGGTTGTATCCAACTTGAACAACTACTGAAAGAAGTTATGTGTATATGGACAATTTTATTACCAGCTTGCCCCTTCTTAGATTCCCTGAAAAAGAGGCTCATGGATCATACGACATTGTGCGTGACATTGTGTTCGTTGGAATGATAATAATGTTGTCAATATGGCTACAAAGGTGAAAGATGATAACATTGCCCTACGTGGAGGAATCCAGCATTTCGCGCGCGGTAATGGCTGCTGGTTTTTGACACTTTTCTAGGCAGACAAGTGTCAAAAAGCGGCAGCCATTACCGTGCGCGAAATACTGGATATGTAGCAGGTGCATCAAGGCTGAGAAACAAAGGGGGAGCTTTATTCCAACCCCATATTTgtaaaatctatatacataaaaatgaatttctgtctgtctgaatcttatagactccgaaactactgaaccgatcggcgtgaaaatgtgtatgctgaggtttttggggccgggaaaggttcttaaTATGGTGcgagacccccccccccctttggaaagaggggctcccatacaaatgaaacatcaatttctttaTAACTTGAGAATTAATCAGAGATACGAAGTTCGTCGGAACTGCTAGTAATTCATAAACATAATTGttgaagttgatttttttttaataaaaccattttgtttgattttcaaatgttttcaatttttggtACTGTATCTGCCCGGCGTATGAAATTTCATACGTCAGATATCTCAACTTTCAAAAAAGGCTAAATGAAAATTGAACATTTCTCTTCTATCGCGTTAACGTGAATCGCGatgaaatccaaattcaacactTCACAGAACTATCAGGGGCACATAAATCCAAAAGTAAATGACAGGAAACCGCGAAAAGCTGTTTTTTACCTTTGCTCACTTGTAGCATacacgaaaaaatgattttcagaTGGGCTAATCGTCTATAAATTTACATTTGGACTCTGTCGTGATTGTCCTTAATCTTTCAACCAGCAGCATCATCAGACTTTCCTTTCTCGTTGCTAACACGAATTATCACTATCGTCTTTTCCTCCGAGGAGATGTACGTATGTATTATAAGCATGGTTCAAATTCCACATTTAGATCTAATGGTTGAAGACGATGAAAATAGCGACGACGCGACAGTGTTATAGTTGAGACTTATTATCACCAGTTGGCATCACCCGGAGGTAATCCTAACTAGTCAGATGCCCATTGAAACCATGTCCCCGGCAACAATAGCCATTTATTGTCGTTCACTTGCTGTCGTCTTGTTACATATTGCACACCGAAGGATGCTGCTCCATCCGGGTTGCTTCATCCTGGATGCTGGTTCACGCATAAAGGGCATTCCATGCCTTGTTAGACCAAGACGAAATTCACATTGACTCTTATGGATCGGATGATATTGGAAATCATCCTTCATGGCACTGACGTTGTTGTgggaaaatttgaattaaatatcACGGTTGTAGTAGTATATCAGTCACATCTTTGCTGATGGATGTCCTATATAGGTGAGACAATCCATCTACACTCTACAGGAGTTTGACAAAAGGATTGAGATAGGCACAATTCTGTTGAACCGGaagtttttctatttttatgtcctaatccaaaattatggatcggTTAATGGATATCGGGAATACTTGGAATACTTCTTCATGTTAAAAACGCATTttttctgcttgtcattttttgTGACGTAAAGTTGCATCATCTGATGCGTGACTGCAGATCGTAAATATGACACGGATTAAAAACTAACATTTTCACAGAGAGTCAAAATCCAgtctcgaaaaaaatatttttaatttttttcgtg
The nucleotide sequence above comes from Armigeres subalbatus isolate Guangzhou_Male chromosome 3, GZ_Asu_2, whole genome shotgun sequence. Encoded proteins:
- the LOC134219578 gene encoding uncharacterized protein LOC134219578 — translated: MNSLQLRSNADRFSMKVRRLSPEDMERYREKIVKVGGVDPYTMDFQEDVLPLTVDYDRIFCYLITNLSFRSGLPNRNNKSLEAFKAFQSGFVKAVNGCQYEDVYVVQGKVLHSMNLSDPPAECWVIINNSCDVDDVEDVGSIESAHCDCTAGAGETCSHVAATLYALSYAREICLGRRLSVTELPAYWMQPGGSGADENLYATVDSICFGRKRETECALRDVNLDKTDKDYQELIQSIISSGHTVAASRAFFRELNDDEDTELILRRSQLEKLSFKHFFDEQNTTKTLNELIGMVDQVNWQISEDDQNLIEQHTRDQAANILWFQLRYGRITASILLRQESKLHQNLCFLLFLEKMSFKISQLLYMANGVSIKAWPKLLNIFDLKTIVT